The region ATGGAGCAATCTTAGTTGGACACAATGAACGAAGGGAGGAGATGCAAAGCTGAAGGTGCAATGAGACAGATGTAACACACGCAGCTTGCTGCTTCGTGAATGTTGGAAGATGCCAACTGGCAGTATTGATGTTCTATTTGTTGGTGGTTCATGTGCAGAAAGGAAGAATCATGTCACCTGGGGAGGCAGCACACGAGTGTtatccttagggcatctccagccgtttgccCCCCCAGGAGGCGTTTTTTTCGCCTCCTGGGGGGCTGCCGGCGAGAACTTTGGCCTGGGGGGCCAAAATTTTCCACTCGTTGCCTTCCCACGAGCAGTGTTGGACTCCTCACAAACGGagcggcatttcgtcgagcaccttGACCGTGGCGGCGTCGACGACCTCCAGCCAGCGGAGGAGCACGCCCCTGAACTTGCTCCCGCCACCGCCAGCCCCCCGCTTGCCCACGCCGCCGTTCTTCACGAGGCTCGTGGCCGAGCACTCCTCCCCCTCGCTGCTCGACCCGGTCGTCGCCGCGGCCGCAGCGACAAACTCGCAGCCGAGGCACCCGTCCACGCCGCACCTGGCGCACGCAGCAGCCGCAGGCGCCGGAGCAGGAGCGGGAGCAAAGGGCGGCGTCGACAGCTCCGGGCGCAGGGCGGGGGCCGCGGTGTCCCCGGACATGACGGAGATGAGAGCATGGAGGAAGAAGGAGTTCTCCTGCTCGGAGTTGGGGAGCTGGAACCCGCTGCCGCCGCACTCCAGCCTTGGCGCCATGGCGATGTGGAGTCCTGCGGTGGCGGGAGGCGGCGAGCGGGGAGGGAGGCAGGCGCAGGGCGGCAAGCGGCGAAGGAGGCATGGCGACGGCACGCAACAGCCAGGGCGAGGCGTGCGGCGAGCAGTAGCGGTAGGCGGTGGGCTCGAACTGGCTGACCACCGGCGTGCACCGCCTCTCACCGGCGCCCGgcctcttcttgttcttcttccgcTGCGTCATAGAGCACTGGGCCGGAGCCTCCTCCGCCTCCAGCAAGTCGCGCTCCGTGGCGGTCCTCGGCAGCACGGCCGCAGGCGACGCCTCCTGCTCCGTGACGCCCTCTGCGCACGCCTTGGGCGCCTTGCGCTGCTGCATCGCCGACGCGCGGCCGGTGTGCCTTGCGCTGCTGCATCGCCGACGCTTGGAGGAGGTGATGCGGGAGACGGCCAGCGCCCGCCCCGTCCTCGCCCGTCCCGGCCACGCACGGCGAGCTCCAGCCTCCGAGCCTAGAAGTCGCCGAGGAGAGAGGGAGTGTGGgctggagaggagagagagggagtgtGGCTCGCACGTGGGTGGGCCCGGAGAAGATAAAGGCAGTTGGAGACACTGACTGGTGGACCATTTGCATGCAAAAGTGAGTGCCGGCGTCCCCAGCTGCCCCCCGGGTTGTTGGGATTCGCCTGATATCGCCGGCCGTGTTTTTGGATAAATCCGGCGCAAAACAAGCCTTTGGGGGTGTGGCTGGGAGCATTTNNNNNNNNNNNNNNNNNNNNNNNNNNNNNNNNNNNNNNNNNNNNNNNNNNNNNNNNNNNNNNNNNNNNNNNNNNNNNNNNNNNNNNNNNNNNNNNNNNNNNNNNNNNNNNNNNNNNNNNNNNNNNNNNNNNNNNNNNNNNNNNNNNNNNNNNNNNNNNNNNNNNNNNNNNNNNNNNNNNNNNNNNNNNNNNNNNNNNNNNNNNNNNNNNNNNNNNNNNNNNNNNNNNNNNNNNNNNNNNNNNNNNNNNNNNNNNNNNNNNNNNNNNNNNNNNNNNNNNNNNNNNNNNNNNNNNNNNNNNNNNNNNNNNNNNNNNNNNNNNNNNNNNNNNNNNNNNNNNNNNNNNNNNNNNNNNNNNNNNNNNNNNNNNNNNNNNNNNNNNNNNNNNNNNNNNNNNNNNNNNNNNNNNNNNNNNNNNNNNNNNNNNNNNNNNNNNNNNNNNNNNNNNNNNNNNNNNNNNNNNNNNNNNNNNNNNNNNNNNNNNNNNAAATTCCAGCGGTTAACAAGTAAATCATCTGACACCTGTAGCAAATGAGGTGCGGCCTCATCATATTTTAACTTCGAATCCAGACTCATGTTTCTCTGAAGAGAATTACCAATCTcccatgctgatgcattgtcttggcCCTGTATAATACCATCGCAGATCCAATAGTTTGGTGCATGGGTCTTCAAGTCCGTAGCAATGAGTGTCCTGTATATGAAGCACCCCATTACTATCTTGTGGCTCATGTCATTGGGCTGAACAATCCCTGAACACTTGGTAACCTCCAAAGCCTCTTCAAGCACTAAATCTGCAGGGCCACGATAATTATATAAGATAACATTTGTCTGACTCCTTATCTTTTCAAGTCCCCCATCATCTAGCACGAGACTGCCCCGAAACCTCCCGGCCCAGGTCCACAGCACCTTGTTCCTCAAGAATGATATTGCTGGTATACCTCAAGATGGCAACGGGGCCCCGAAACCCGCGtccccgcgggtttttacccaATTAGGGGGCGGGGATGGGCGTTTTTCTAACCCCGTGGGGCTGCTGTTGGGTAAAATATAAAACCCCGCATGTTTCGCGGGTTCACACCCGTTTCATCAATACCCGAACCCGAAACCCGGCCTACCCGCGAAAATACTACACAAGGTATTGGGCAATGCAGCCTGGACTCACATCGGCCCAAACATCTGCAGCGTCCAAGCCCCCACCTCTAATCCACTCGACGCACCCCAGCCTCGCTAGGTCTCGCACACCACACGGGCACCGCTCCCTCCATCTCATCTTGCACACCACATGGGCACCGTTGTTGAACCATCTACCATTGTATTTTGTTCAAATTTTCTCAAGCTATGCTGCTGAAATGTGCTCGTTTTGCTGCTGAAATGTTATTCTTTGTTGCCACTATGTTTGTTTAAATATTTTGATTTTCTCGTGGGTTCCCCGTGGGTTCCCCGAAACCCGATGGGTTTAGGGGACGGGTGAAAAACTAGCCCCGCGCATGGtgatggggacggggacgggttTACGATTTTCTCATGGGGATGGGTTTGGGAAGGCAAAACACGATGGGTTTCGTCCCCGTTGCCATCCGGAGGTATACCACACTTGTACAAATCAATATATCTCCTGCTCCCATTGTGAAAAACCACCGCAAATCTGCTGTTAAGAAGCTTTGTGCATATTTCCCTTCCGACATCTGCTATCACCCCTCTGGACCCTTGTTTAATCCCATTGAAATCGTCGTCCTCGTCGCACAGATCAAAGATGGCCATCACAGACTGTGGAAGCTCCAGCTGTTGGAACCGAAACCCTCTAGCTACCTCTCCTCTCACTCGAACGAaggtggaagaagaagaacaatggacaCAAGGTTTTCCGGCCGGCGCACGAACGCCGCCACGGGCGCACACAGATGGCCAACACAGACTGCGGAAGCTCCAGCTCCTCCGCTACTGCCTTTTGCAGGGCCCTCATGCTTTGCCATACAGAGCAATCCATATGGATAACCTTGTCAAACTTTGATTTTGATGACTTCAGGTGTTGGGCAACTACCTTGAGTCCCACTGATGCTCCAAATCCAGACCATCCATGGATGTAGATAATGTTTCCTTTGCTTGTATCCTCTAAAACACCAATTATCTGTTCTGCTGCAGCATCGATGTTTTTTGCCTGGATCCTGATGtgctgcaattttgaaaaacagtaGCAGGAAATGAGAACTGGCCTATTTAATTCATGTCCGTACAACAACTGAAGATCCCAGTTGAGGTTAGGTTACTAGGTAAAGAAATCAAGCAAAGTCACAAATCTGCAACATTAACCACCTTTAGATTGAGGTGTGTGTGATGGATTACCTCCAGTACATGCATGGTGAATCAATTTAATCCTTCAAATCCCAGGAGCTATATATGGTTCCAAGCTCTAACCCATGGGTCAATCTG is a window of Triticum dicoccoides isolate Atlit2015 ecotype Zavitan chromosome 2B, WEW_v2.0, whole genome shotgun sequence DNA encoding:
- the LOC119360309 gene encoding uncharacterized protein LOC119360309, whose protein sequence is MAPRLECGGSGFQLPNSEQENSFFLHALISVMSGDTAAPALRPELSTPPFAPAPAPAPAAAACARCGVDGCLGCEFVAAAAATTGSSSEGEECSATSLVKNGGVGKRGAGGGGSKFRGVLLRWLEVVDAATVKVLDEMPLRL